The Phaeacidiphilus oryzae TH49 region CCCGAGGACCATGCTGATCAGCAGGATGTCCAGCACCGGGTAGGCCAGCGCCAGGGCGACATGGAGGGTGTTGCCTGCGCCCGCGGCGGCCCGGGACAGGGCCAGACTCCAGGAGAGGGTCAGCAGCGATCCGGCGATCAGCCAGCCGTCCAGCAGCAGGCAGAGCCAACCGGCGGCGCTCCGCGGCCGGTTGGCCAGCAGAAGGAGGCCGAGGATGGCCGGCGGCGCGAAGAACAGGAAGGCGAAGTCGGCCAGCGACGGGGTGGGGACGGAGACCCGCAGCACCACCTCGTACCAGCCCCAGGCGCCGTTGCCGACGGCGACCATCAGGGACGAGAAGCCGAAGCAGAGCCAGGCCGCGCGGGCCCTGGCGCGCGGCAGGCAGCCGTACGCCAGGCAGGACAGGGCCGCGATCAGGGCGCCCGCGGACAGCCCGAAGTCGCCCATGAAGTCGGCGAGTTCGAGATGGCGGCCCCAGTCCGTGGCGGAGCCGAGGCCGTAGCCCAGGCAGATCAGGAACAGCGCCAGCACGGGCAGGCCGGGGGCTCTGGACGACAGTCGGCCGGCGGGTCCGCGTGGGCGGCGGGACGGGCGGCGGCCGGGGCCGGCGGGGACGGCCGTGCCCAGGACCTGGTCCTGGGCCTGCCCCCGGGCACGGTCCCGGACCTGGTCCTGGCCTTGGGCGGCCGGGGCGTCGGCCGGGTCGCCCAGATAGTCCGGACAGCCGGAGCGGAGCGCGGCGCTGGGCAGCGCGTAGGCGTCCGCGCGCTCCCCCGGAGCCGGGCCGGCCTCGGCGGCGTAGGGCGCCCGCGGGCCGTCGGCGGCGCCGTAGGACTCGGCAGGCGAGGCCGAGCGGGCGGCGGGGACGGCGGGGACGGCGGCGGTCGTGGTCGCTGCGCTGTTCGTCGGGGTTGCTGGGGTCGTCTGTCCGGCCTGCCGGCCGGTGAGACGGCTTGTCGGTCGGCTCGTCGGGACCGTCTCCGCGGCGACACGGCGTTCCCGCCGGGTCTCCCGACGGGAACGGTCGTCGCGGCGAGTCGCGGCGGTCAGCACTGCGTCAGTGGTAGTCACCCGGGATCTCCCCCTCCGGCCCGGGTGTTCGCGGCGCAGGGGACACCGAGAATCCCGGGCCACACTCCTGCGGCCCCTCCTGCGATTGCTCCCCCCGAAGTACGCCTGGCTACGTGCGTTTCGGGCGTGACGCGCGCGACGGATGCGCCGGGCGTGCCTCGTGCTCCGGGGTTGGACGATACACCACAATCGTCACTCAGCGACATGCACACTCAACTCAGAGTAATGGGTAGGTGCACGGGCGCGTCGACCGATCCGGAAAGCGCCGGTTCACCCCCTGGCGACGAGGCCGGGCGGCTCCTCCCCCGCCTGATAGCAGAGCACCTGACGGCGCAGCAGGCGCAGCGCCCGCGGCAGGAAGGCCGAACTGGGGCCCCCGACATGGGGGGTGATCAGCACACCGGGCGCCTGCCACAGCGGGTGGCCGGCCGGCAGCGGCTCGGGGTCGGTGACGTCCAGGGCGGCGCGGAGCCGGCCCGACTCCAGCTCCGCGAGCAGCGCCTTGGTGTCCACGATCGGGCCGCGGGCGACGTTGACCAGCAGCGCCCCGTCCTTCATCGCGGCCAGGAACTCGGCGTCGACGAGGCCGCGGGACTGGTCGGTGAGGGGCAGCACCAGGATCACCAGGTCGGCGTCCGGCAGCAGTCCGGGGAGCTCGGAGATCGCGTGCACGCGCCCTGCGGGTGCTTCGCGCGCGGAGCGTGCGACGCGGACGATCTCCGCGCATTCGAAGGGGCGGAGCCGGTCCTCGATCGCGGTGCCGATCGATCCGTAGCCGACGATGAGCACCCGGCGGTCCGCGAGGGAGGGGTGGAACTCCTGCTTCCACAGGCCCTGTGCCTGGTTGCGGACGAACTGCGGGACGCCGCGGAGGGAGGCGAGGGCGAGGGTCACGGCGAGCTCTGCGGTGCTGGCGTCGTGGAGGCCGCGGGCGTTGCAGGCGGCTACGCCGGGGGGCAGGTGCGGGAGGAGGTCGTCGACGCCGGCGGTGAGGGTCTGCACCAGGCGCAGGGCCGGGAGTCGGGTGAGGAGGGGGACGGCCTTCGCCGTCCTGAGATAGGGCAGGCAGAAGAACTCGACGTGGGCGAGGGCCTCCGGGGCGGGGGGCGGGGTGCTGCCGTCCCATACGGCGACGGGGAGTTCCGGCGGGAGGCCGCCGATCTCCTCGGGAGGGTAGGGGAGAAGGTAGCGGGCAGGTTGATCGGTCGTCATGGGTTCGACTGTAGGACTGCGGCGTGCCGGGTGTTCCTCTTCGCCCCCGTCCCGCCCCGGGTCCTGCGCCGGGCCCCGGCGAGCCCGAGGGGCCCACCGGGGCGGGGTTCAGCGCTTGACGGCGAGGACGCCGTGCAGCGGGAGC contains the following coding sequences:
- a CDS encoding 2-hydroxyacid dehydrogenase — its product is MTTDQPARYLLPYPPEEIGGLPPELPVAVWDGSTPPPAPEALAHVEFFCLPYLRTAKAVPLLTRLPALRLVQTLTAGVDDLLPHLPPGVAACNARGLHDASTAELAVTLALASLRGVPQFVRNQAQGLWKQEFHPSLADRRVLIVGYGSIGTAIEDRLRPFECAEIVRVARSAREAPAGRVHAISELPGLLPDADLVILVLPLTDQSRGLVDAEFLAAMKDGALLVNVARGPIVDTKALLAELESGRLRAALDVTDPEPLPAGHPLWQAPGVLITPHVGGPSSAFLPRALRLLRRQVLCYQAGEEPPGLVARG